One region of Longimicrobiaceae bacterium genomic DNA includes:
- a CDS encoding erythromycin esterase family protein: MPESDLIARIREVQHPLRGADDLDPLLDRIGDARFVLLGEASHGTSEYYTWRHRITERLVRERGFSFVAVEGDWPDCYRVNRYVKGWRDSGSSAREVLHAFDRWPTWMWANEEVAALAEWMREWNADQPEERKVGFYGLDVYSLWDSMEAVQKYLERVDPEAARRARRAYGCFDPYGEDVQEYAMATALVPTSCEQEAVSMLTEMRRKAPEYREDGREAYFNAEQNALVARNAELYYRTMVRGGPTSWNVRDTHMIETLGRLMTHHGPDAKAIVWEHNTHIGDARATDMARAGMVNVGQLARQEWGDDDVVLVGFSSHRGSVIAGEEWGAPMERMPVPPARDGSWEAVFHAAGAEDRLLITDDLAGAESSMDPLGHRAIGVVYNPGAERWGNYVATVLPLRYDAMLYIDETQALRPLHLETHETGEPPETFPSGM, translated from the coding sequence ATGCCCGAGAGCGACCTCATCGCCCGCATCCGCGAGGTGCAGCACCCCCTCCGCGGCGCCGACGACCTGGACCCGCTCCTGGACCGCATCGGCGACGCGCGCTTCGTCCTGCTGGGCGAGGCGTCGCACGGCACCTCCGAGTACTACACCTGGCGCCACCGGATCACCGAGCGGCTGGTGCGCGAGCGGGGGTTCTCCTTCGTGGCGGTGGAGGGCGACTGGCCGGACTGCTACCGCGTCAACCGCTACGTGAAGGGGTGGCGCGACTCCGGCTCCAGCGCGCGCGAGGTGCTGCACGCCTTCGACCGCTGGCCCACCTGGATGTGGGCCAACGAGGAGGTGGCGGCGCTGGCGGAGTGGATGCGCGAGTGGAACGCCGACCAGCCCGAGGAGCGCAAGGTGGGCTTCTACGGGCTGGACGTGTACTCGCTCTGGGACTCGATGGAGGCGGTGCAGAAGTACCTGGAGCGCGTGGACCCGGAGGCCGCCCGCCGCGCCCGCCGCGCCTACGGGTGCTTCGACCCGTACGGGGAGGACGTGCAGGAGTACGCCATGGCGACCGCACTCGTCCCCACCTCGTGCGAGCAGGAGGCCGTCTCCATGCTGACGGAGATGCGCCGCAAGGCCCCCGAGTACCGCGAGGACGGCCGCGAAGCGTACTTCAACGCCGAGCAGAACGCCCTGGTCGCCCGCAACGCCGAGCTGTACTACCGCACCATGGTGCGAGGCGGCCCCACCTCGTGGAACGTCCGCGACACCCACATGATCGAGACGCTGGGGCGGCTGATGACCCACCACGGCCCCGACGCGAAGGCCATCGTCTGGGAGCACAACACGCACATCGGCGACGCGCGGGCCACCGACATGGCGCGCGCGGGGATGGTGAACGTGGGGCAGCTCGCCCGGCAGGAGTGGGGGGACGACGACGTGGTGCTGGTGGGCTTCTCCTCGCACCGCGGGAGCGTGATCGCCGGGGAGGAGTGGGGCGCGCCGATGGAGCGGATGCCGGTGCCCCCCGCGCGCGACGGGAGCTGGGAGGCCGTCTTCCACGCCGCGGGCGCCGAGGACCGCCTGCTGATCACCGACGACCTGGCCGGCGCCGAGTCGTCCATGGACCCGCTGGGCCACCGCGCCATCGGCGTGGTCTACAACCCCGGCGCCGAGCGGTGGGGAAACTACGTCGCGACCGTGCTCCCCCTCCGCTACGACGCCATGCTCTACATCGACGAGACGCAGGCGCTCCGCCCCTTGCACTTGGAGACGCACGAGACCGGCGAGCCCCCCGAGACGTTCCCGTCGGGGATGTAG